A segment of the Rhizobium sp. ZPR4 genome:
GGCTTGCCCGCCGTAGCCCGCGCGTGCGCTCGCCCGCTCTTCGCCTGGCGATCGGCAACATCCACCGGCCGGGTGCGCTGACCTCATCCGTCGTGCTGTCGCTCGGCCTCGGCCTGGCGCTGCTGGTAACGCTGACGCTGATCGACGGCAACATGCGCCGCGAGCTGATGGGCCGCATGAGCGAGCAGGCGCCGAACTTCTTCTTCGTCGATATTCAGGGGCCGGAGCTGGAAGGCTTCCGCAAGATCGTCCTCGACATCGACCCCAAGGGCAAGCTCGTCGAGGCACCGATGCTTCGCGGCCGGATCGTTGCCTTCAACGGCGAGGATGTCACCAAGATGAAGGTGCCGGCGGCAGGCCAATGGGTCTTGCGCGGCGATCGCGGCATCACCTATGCCGAAACCATCCCGGAAAACGCCTCGGTCACGGAGGGCAAATGGTGGGACAAGGATTATAGCGGCGAGCCGCTGGTCTCCTTCTCCGAAGAGGAAGGCAAGGCGCTCGGCCTGAAGCTCGGCGACAAGGTCACCGTCAACGTGCTCGGCCGCAACGTCACCGCCAGGATCGCCAGCTTCCGCAAGGTTCAATGGCAGTCGCTGTCGATCAATTTCGTGATGATCTTCTCGCCCAATACCTTCAAGGGTGCACCGCATGCCTGGCTCGCAACGCTGACCGACACATCCGCCACCTCGGAGCAGGAAGCTGCGATCCTCCGGAAAGTCACCAATACCTACCCGACCATAACAAGCGTCCGCGTCAAGGATGCGCTCGATGTCGTCAACACGCTTGTCGGACAGCTGGCAACAGCCATCCGCTCCGCCGCGTCGGTGGCGCTGATCGCCTCTGTTCTGGTGCTGGCCGGCGCGCTTGCAGCCGGCAACCGCGCCCGCACGCATGACGCGGTCATCCTCAAGACGCTCGGCGCGACGCGGGCGACGTTGATCCGCGCCTTCAGCTACGAATATCTGATTTTGGGTGCCGCAACCGCCGTATTCGCACTGATCGCCGGCGCCGCGTCCGCCTGGTATATCGTCAGCCGCATCATGCACCTGCCTTCCGCCTTCCTGCCCGATGTCGCCTTCTCCACGCTTGTCATCGCCCTTATTTTGACAGTTGGGATCGGGCTGATCGGCACTTGGCGGATTCTCGGGCAGAAAGCAGCGCCCGTTCTGCGCGAACTCTGATTCGTCTTTGCGCATTAACCGAACGCGATGAATCGGTACGATATTACGCCGATTTAACATGGGGCCGATCGCTAGACCCTTGTCTATGAGGCCCGAAAGCCTCATATTCTGTGCAGGCATGCTGAGCTCCGCAGCGGCGCCTGGGCCTTCAAAGACCCGACACCGTACTCACATCGGAGCTTGAAAGAGGAAAACATGGCTGACTTTCGCAATTACCAAAACCGGGCGCAGAGCGGTGCGCAATCCGGTGCGATGATAGACGAAGGCCTTCGAGCCTACATGCTCAAGGTCTATAACCTGATGGCGCTGGGTCTGGCGATCACGGGTGTTGCCGCCTATCTCTCCTTCTCGCTCGCTTTCGCAAACGGACAGATCACGGCCTTCGGCCAGGCGATCTATCTGAGCCCGCTGAAGTGGGTGGTCATCCTTGCCCCGCTGGCAATGGTTTTCTTCCTGAGCTTCAGGATTAACCGCATGAGCGTGGCCGCCGCGACGACGACCTTCTGGGTCTACGCCGCGCTGGTGGGCCTGTCGCTGTCATCGATCTTCATCATCTACACCGGCCAGAGCGTCGTGCAGACCTTCTTCGTGACCGCCGCCTCCTTCGGCGCGCTGTCGCTGTTCGGCTACACGACGAAGCGTGACCTCTCGGCGATGGGCTCGTTCCTGATGATGGGTCTCTTCGGCCTGATCATCGCTTCGCTGGTCAACATCTTCCTGGCTTCGTCCGCCCTGCAGTTCGCGATCTCCGTGATCGGCGTCCTGATCTTCGCAGGCCTCACCGCCTACGACACGCAGCGGATCAAGGAAATGTACTATACCGCCGACGATGCGACGGTCGCCGGCCGCAAGGCGATCATGGGCGCCCTTTCGCTCTACCTCGACTTCATCAACCTGTTCATGTTCCTGCTGCAATTCATGGGCAATCGCCGTTAATCGCGCAGCATGAATTAAGAAATGGAAAGGCGGCTTCGGCCGCCTTTTTTATTTGCCTGGCCGCAGGCCCTGCGATTTGATAGCTGCCGTCACATCCAGCAAGTCAGGCAACAAGAAGCAGATGTCCGTCAGCCTCCGCAGCGCTACCAGAGACGACCTTTCCCACATCACGGCAATCTATCGCGACTCCGTCCTCAACGGTACGGCAAGCTACGAGATCACGCCGCCAAGCCAGGAGGAGATGGCCGCCCGCTTCCTGGCGATCCAGGAAAAGGCCTATCCCTATCTGGTCGCCGAAGACGATGCCGGCACCTTTCTCGGCTATGCCTATGCCTCCTCGTTCCGCACGCGGCCAGCCTATCGCTGGATGGTGGAGGACTCGATCTATCTAGCGCCGGAGGCCCGCGGTCGCGGCATCGGCAGGCTGCTGCTCGATGCACTCGTCGAAAGCTGTCAGACACTCGGCTTCCGCCAGATGATCGCCGTCATCGGCGGCGCCCATCCGGCCTCCGTCGCCGTGCATCGGGCCGCGGGCTTTACCGAAGTCGGGCTCTTGAAGGGCACCGGCTACAAGCATGGCCGCTGGCTGGATACCATGCTGATGCAGAAGGCGCTGGGCGAAGGAAACGGCACCGATCCGGACCCGTCGGTCTATCCGGGGACGTTGTTTGGGGGCTAAAGCGAGTTTCGCGCATGCCGCGCCTCTGATACCCCCCTCTGTCGCTACCGCGACATCTCCCCCACAAGGAGGGAGATTGGTAGCTTGCGGCAACCTTCCGGCTCAAACCAACATCGCGGCCGCAGAAAGTACAGCCTATTGTTTCACAGGGAAAGTTCGGCGCACTCCCAACGATCTCCCCCTTGTGGGGAGATGTCCCGATAGGGACAGAGGGGGGTGCCTCACCATCCTCATCCCAGTTGAGAAGAATTATTTCTCCACCAGCTTCAGCTGCTTGTCGAAAACCTTCAGCACCTGCTGCAGATCGTGGCCGCGCTTCAGGATCATGCCGTTGGTGTTCACGACGGAAAAGGCGCCCTGCTTGGCCGCAAGTTTCGGATTCTTTTCGATGCGGAAGAGCGGCATCTCGCCGGAGCGCTTGAAGACGGAGAAAACCGCCTTCTCCTTCAAATGGTCGATCGCGTAGTCACGCCACTCGCCCTCGCCGACCATGCGGCCATAGATCCAGAGAATCGCATCCAGCTCCCGGCGATGGAAGGTCACCGGCAGCGGGTCCTTGCTCTGTTTGTATTCCCTGAGATCGACGACGACGGAGGAACTGGTATCGGTGGAGCGGCTTTCGCCGTGTCGCAAATCCGGCTGATCAGTCATCAATCCCCCAGGGGCTATCTCATGACAGGAGAATGACAGTTTGCCTCAGCCGCATCAAATTGCAAGACGGCTGACGGCTCACAATTTCTTTCCCGGGTCTCAAAGCACCTCGTCAGTGCCGCATTTCAGCCAAAACGACGCCCAATTTACAGGAAGTATAGAGGGCCGTTTGACGCCGCCGCGTCAAACGGCCCGGCCGGGGCGCATCGATTAAACCCCAGCCCCGAATGCGTCCTCGCCGGGCACCTCCCCTTTTTGGCGCCAGCCAGAATAGAGAGCCTTTTCGACCAAAGCCAAATGGATAACTCCCAGCAAAGCTGGAAAAGCCGTTCAGCCGTCAGAACCGACCGTCAGAACCGTCGCCCCGAGAATGGCGGCGGGATCGCCCGAAGGCGTCGACGATTGCAGGAGAATCGCAAGACCTCTGCGGCCAGCCTTATCGAGCACGGTGGAGGGCAGCACGAGGCTCATGGCCTTGCCGTCCCACATGCCGACGGTCTCGACATCGGACACCGCGTGCATGTAGGCGATCTGCTGGCCGGTGTTTTCCCCACCCTTCGGGGCCACCATCTGCTCCTTGTCGAAATAGACGGCAACGACATTGGCCTTGCCCTGTCCGGCGCCGATCTTGATCTCGAGCTCGTCGCCCTTCATGGCGGCATTCACCGGAACCGTCAGCCCTTCGCCAAGGCGTTGAAAGTCATCGAGCTTGACGTTGATGGCATTGAGATCGGCTCCGTTCATATGGTCCCTGCCATTGACGATCGCCTGCGGCGTATAGACCCCGCTGCGGCCCATCGTCCGGGCATAGGCATACTGGCGCGCCGTATTGTCCTTGGACGCCATGGTATCGTTCCAGCCGAGATAATTCCAATAGTCGACATGATAGGCGAGCGCCACCACATTGCCCTGGCGGATCAGCTTGCGGAATGCCGCATCGGCCGGGGGACAGGAGGCGCAGCCCTGCGAGGTGAAGAGTTCGACCACGCCCTTGATCTTCGTGGCTTCCTGCGCATGCAGCGAACTTGCGAGCGCAATGCCTGCCAGAAGTGAAACCGAAAATCGAAGGCGCATTTCTATCTTACCTCTGCATCAAATCCCGCGAGCCTTCTGCCCACACAGGCTCCGAAACACTCATCCTTGTTGAGCGACCATGCTCACATCAAGCCTGAAAAACCTGAAACAAGAGATAATAGTTTAGTGCGATGACGCAAAGTCACGAAGGGGTGAGGCCGTGGTGAGCCTGAGGGCCTGCCGTACACATCACCGTGAAAAACAAGAGGCCGCCGGAAGAGTTTTCCGGCGGCCTCCAGGAATGGCGTTAAAAACCTATCAGGCAGCGAGATCGCGCAGAACAGTCTGCAGGATGCCGCCATTGTTGACGTAGACGACCTCATCCAGCGTATCGATACGGCAGATGATCGGGATATCGCGAACCGTGCCGTCGCCGTAGGTGACCTTGGCGATCTTGCGCTCGCGCGGCTTGATATCAGCCAGGCC
Coding sequences within it:
- a CDS encoding Bax inhibitor-1/YccA family protein; its protein translation is MADFRNYQNRAQSGAQSGAMIDEGLRAYMLKVYNLMALGLAITGVAAYLSFSLAFANGQITAFGQAIYLSPLKWVVILAPLAMVFFLSFRINRMSVAAATTTFWVYAALVGLSLSSIFIIYTGQSVVQTFFVTAASFGALSLFGYTTKRDLSAMGSFLMMGLFGLIIASLVNIFLASSALQFAISVIGVLIFAGLTAYDTQRIKEMYYTADDATVAGRKAIMGALSLYLDFINLFMFLLQFMGNRR
- a CDS encoding N-acetyltransferase family protein; this encodes MSVSLRSATRDDLSHITAIYRDSVLNGTASYEITPPSQEEMAARFLAIQEKAYPYLVAEDDAGTFLGYAYASSFRTRPAYRWMVEDSIYLAPEARGRGIGRLLLDALVESCQTLGFRQMIAVIGGAHPASVAVHRAAGFTEVGLLKGTGYKHGRWLDTMLMQKALGEGNGTDPDPSVYPGTLFGG
- a CDS encoding DUF2794 domain-containing protein, whose protein sequence is MTDQPDLRHGESRSTDTSSSVVVDLREYKQSKDPLPVTFHRRELDAILWIYGRMVGEGEWRDYAIDHLKEKAVFSVFKRSGEMPLFRIEKNPKLAAKQGAFSVVNTNGMILKRGHDLQQVLKVFDKQLKLVEK
- a CDS encoding thioredoxin family protein, encoding MRLRFSVSLLAGIALASSLHAQEATKIKGVVELFTSQGCASCPPADAAFRKLIRQGNVVALAYHVDYWNYLGWNDTMASKDNTARQYAYARTMGRSGVYTPQAIVNGRDHMNGADLNAINVKLDDFQRLGEGLTVPVNAAMKGDELEIKIGAGQGKANVVAVYFDKEQMVAPKGGENTGQQIAYMHAVSDVETVGMWDGKAMSLVLPSTVLDKAGRRGLAILLQSSTPSGDPAAILGATVLTVGSDG